The region tccgatccaaatatcggatcgggacatccctaatccatatatgtatatatatatatatatatatatatatatatatatatatatatatatatatatatatatatatatatatatatatatatatctgtatgtatgtatgtatgtatgtatgtatgtatgtatgtacatacatatatatgtatatacacataaaaaatatatatatacatatgtatgtatatacatgtgtctatatatatatatatatatatatatatatatatacacatatatatatacacatatatatacatatagatatgtgtgtgtgtatggttcgctcacactggtgaatgaatgtttaGGAGTGGTCGGAACTGGCAGCCGCGCTTCCGTCAAATGTACAAATGGatcttatatatatgtgtgtacagtatatgtatgtatttttttttagttcatttgTATTCATTGAGTGTACATAACACACTAACATGAAAACCAATACTCCTGGAATATGGAGACAGAACTAAGTATACGAAAACAAgtacaataaataatacatatcaaCATATGCTGCAATGATTCAGACATAATGAAGAAGGGTAACATATATAACTCATGTCACCTGAAAGAGGATTATTACAAACTTAAATTCATATTTTCTGAACTTTTTGGGTTTCTCTTTGACCAATTGCATATAATATTTTGCATGGTTAATGAATAAGTTTGGAATCTTTATAATCAGTGTCTCTATCATATACAAGTAAACATGTTCCCCCTACATTTCCTATACCTACTTAATTAAAGCATTGCTATTCCAATCAAAAGTGATTCCATTTCAAACCATACAAGACTTGAatgtatgcttttaaaaaaatagGTGGCAAATAggtttctatttttttaataactagtGACATACGGAGCCTTGGATAGTTGAATTGATGAGCTACTTAAAAACAATCAAACCCTAACAATATTAAAGACTGGAATAGGGCCATGAACAAAATGTTACTTCGGGCCACAAAAAGCAATAAGGCAGTACAACCATGTGATTTAAATACCAAATTAATGTGTTTTAACTAACTCTTTGGGTAATATTGTGCACATTTCcaattgttgattttttttaataatagttATTTGCACAATGTAATGAAATCCAAAGCAATATCTGTACCAGGAACAACAATCatcataataaaatatataataattataagaCATTACCCCGAGTAATTTTCACTGATGTGACTAATGTAGTACCTGCAGTTGAGATGAcgtagtgtacctaatgttgtggccagccGACTAGGTGTAATATGTGTTTTCACCAACAGATGGCAATAGAAGctaaagtgaatgaagtgcaacaAAGTGATCAGGGTGGATGTTATGAAATAGTAATACATGCAGGGTGATTTGTTGATAATTCAATTGACAAAATGTGAACTTGTATTGTAATTTTGTTTCATACATTAGGATTTCAATATGGAAGGACATGCAAATCATCCATTTCCTGTCCAAATTGGCTTACAAGCAGGATGTCAACAGCCTGAGAAGCATTTTCTAGCGCTTCACTGTCAActagacatttctttctttcgtgTTTTAGAATAATCACACAAGTTAACTCGTCATTGTTGCCAGCTGTCTGAATGTCAATACCGAGTCAACTTgtgacaatcacaaaaaaaggatggcattaatcatgcaatttattctgACCCCGTGCACTTGCTCCTTAACTTGACCCTGGTTGAATTTGAGGttgttttatagtctttgatcaAACTGTTAGCAAGTTGTGAGCAAATAAATAATGTGCATTTAGTTAtttacattctgacaataaaattgcatttgagtCAAAAATGTTGGTTCTAGTTAATTATGTTAATTTGAatcatgcaagcgagtaataacctgtgattaatcacaattaatcaaactttaaaatatgattaatttgatttaaaaaaaaatatatatatatatttcacatcACAAACTTTAACAGGGTATGATTCAGACTATTAGACTAAGATGCATTAATGGGAGAACATATTGTTCAATAATTTGCTAATGAGCAAGTTTAGCATAATTACAACATAAATTAGCAAACCGTTCTGCCAAAACGACATCTGGAGGGCAAACACATTAACACTGCATGCACACCATGGGGAACATGGactatacaatatataaatacataccgtacatatacatacgtatacacatacatacattaatgtatatatgcatatatttctgtaaatgtgtatatatatatatgtatgtgtatatatatatgtatatatatgtacatacatatatatatatatttgtatacatgtttatatatatgtatctatatatgtatatatacatatttatatatacatatatatgtatatatatacatatatacatgtgtatatatgcataaatatatatatatagatatgtatatatacatatttatatatacatatatatgtatatatatatatacatatatacatgtgtgtatatatacataaatatatacatatatatagatatatatacatatatacatgtgtgtatatatacataaatatatacatatatatagatatatatacatatatgtatatataaacatatgcatacatacatatatatatacatatatacagtatatgtatgtatatacatatatatatgtatatgtacatatatatatatatatgtatatatatgtatgtacatatatatatatatatatatatatgcatgtataaatatacatacatatatacatacatgtactgaGGTTCACAAGTATTTGCACACCCTGCAGTTTtccaagttctcccacttagaaattagggagaggtctgaaatgttcatcatagatgtatttccactgttagagacataatctagaaagaaaaatccggaaatcacattgtatgatttttttatgatttatttgtatgttactgGGGTTCATAAGTATTTGCACACTTGAGAGTCAGCGAGAATTCTGACTCTCAAAGAGCTGTCAGTCCACCTTAAAAAAGTCCACCTTAACCCCACAACTAATCACCCACCCACCACCCCTTTGACCTCATTAAAGTCACCTGTGCAGCCCACAGTCAGTCAAGGTCCAACTGCTAccatgggcaagaccaaagagcgGTCAAAAgagaccagagacaaaattgCAGAGCTCCACAAAGCTGGAAAAGGTTATGGGACAATTGGGAAGCAGCTTGGTGAGAATAGATCGACTATTGCAGCAATTGTTAGAACATGGAAGAGGCTAAACATGACTGCCAATCTACCTCGGACTGGGGCTCTCCTGGTGGGGCATCACTCGTGATTAGAaaagtgaggaatcagcccagagctACACGGCAGGAGCTGGTGAATGACCTgaagagagctgggaccactcTTTCCAAGGCTACTATCAGTAGAACACTACGGCGTAGAGCTTTAAAATCATGCATTGCatggaaggttcccctgcttaagtCAGCtcgtgtccaggcccgtctgaagtttgccaatgGCCatctggatgatccagaggagtcatgggagaaagtcatgtggtcagatgaggccaaaatagaactttttggtataaactccacTTGTGGGGTTTGGAGGAAAAAGAAAGATGAgtaccatcccaagaacaccatccctacagtgaagcatgggggtggaagcatcatgctttggggtgcTTTTCAGCAAAGGGGACTGGACGACtgcactgtattaaggagaggatgaacggggccatgtattctgagattttggccaaaaacctccttccctcagtcagagcaTTGAAGATGggtcgtggctgggtcttccaacatgacaatgacgccaagcacacagccaggataaCCAAGGAGTGGCTCCAAACCAAgaatatcaaggttctggagtggcctcgccagtctccagacctaaatctaTACGCGTGTgtctgtatgtatgaatatatgtgtgtatacatgtattatatatgtgtgtatgtatttatatatatatatatatatatatatatatatatatatatatatatatatatatatatatatgtatatatgtgtgtatatatgtatatatgtgtgtatatatgaatgtatacatgtatatatgaatgtatgtatgtatgtatgtatgtatgtgtataagtgtatgtacatgtgtatatatatatttatatatatatatatatatatatatatatatatatatatatatatatatatatatatatatatatatatatatatatatatatatatatatatatatatatacatacttgccaaccctcctggattttccgggagactcccgaaattcagcgcctctcccgaaaacctcctgggacaaattatctcccgaaaatctcccgatggacctgagtccgctttcccacaatataaacggcgtgcctgcccaatcacgttataactgtagaatgatcgagggcgagttcttggtttcttatgtgggtttattgttaggcagtttcattaacgtcctcccagcgcgttaacaacacacaacaacagcagccacgttttcgtctaccgtaaagcagttcgtctgccgtaaacagcaatgttgtgtcactcttaaacaggacaatactgccatctagtgcatttgatgaaagcacttttgtgcgtgccacttaacaatgcatcatcagagagggtgttcagcatggttagaaaaatagtgacagagaatagaacaaggatggacaattcaacccttaactcaacaagtatatgtgtaaataaatgaacactgaaattcaagtaccgtatttcttgtatttatatatatatatatatatatatatatatatatatatatatatatatatatatatatatatatatatatatatatatatatatatatatatatatatatatatatatatatgtatatatatatgtatatatatacatatatatatatatatgtatatatatatatatatacatatatgtatatatatacatatatatatatatatgtatatatatatatatatacatatatatatatatgtatatatatatatatatatatatatatatatatatatatatatatatataataaaataaatatatatttatagctagaattcactgaaagtcaagtatttcttatatatatatatatatatatatatatatatatatatatatatatgaaatacttgacttggtgaattctagctgtaaatatactcctccccccttaaccacgcccccccccccccaaccacgccccccacctcccgaaatcggaggtctcaaggttggcaagtatgtatatatatgtttgtgtgtatgtatgtatatatatgaaagcacttttgtgcgtgccacttaacaatgcatcatcagagagggtgttcagcatggttagaaaaatagtgacagagaatagaacaaggatggacaattcaacccttaactcaacaagtatatgtgtaaataaatgaacactgaaattcaagtaccgtatttcttgtatttatatatatatatatatatatatatatatatatatatatatatatatatatatatatatatatatatatatatatatatatatatatatatgtatatatatatgtatatatatacatatatatatatatatgtatatatatatatatatacatatatgtatatatatacatatatatatatatatatgtatatatatatatatatacatatatatatatatgtatatatatatatatatatatatatatatatatatatatatatatatatatatatatatataataaaataaataaatatttatagctagaattcactgaaagtcaagtatttcttatatatatatatatatatatatatatatatatatatatgaaatacttgacttggtgaattctagctgtaaatatactcctccccccttaaccacgcccccccccccaaccacgccccccacctcccgaaatcggaggtctcaaggttggcaagtatgtatatatatgtttgtgtgtatgtatgtatatatatatatatatatatatatatatatgaatacatgtttatatgtgtgtatatatgcataaatatgcatgtatatatatgtgtgtatatatgtattcttatatttatgtataacatatgtttatatttatctatataggtgtatttatatatgaatgtaaatatgtgtatgtatatacgtgtatatatatatatatatatatatatatatatatatatatatatatatatatatatgtttgtatatatttttaattttttttacatttgtttaatatatatgttgtttttacTTTTCATTTATAAATACAAATCTAAATATGCCAAATCCAAATTGTTTTTATTACATCTTTAGGTCCAAATTCCACTTCCATGTGTTTGAACTGAACACAAATATTGCGTgcgatgttttaaaaaaaacaacaacaacaaagttaaataaaaagagttttattcaataaaaattcAAATGAGCTACACTTTATATGAGCTTTGCCAGAAGTACAGTATATGTCACTTGTTATGCACAATCACAAACTACTGGGGCTgagtgggataggctccagctgcagtggaaaaatggatggatggatggagtccatAAAATATGTAAACATGATGTGCGACAAGAGTCAAACTGCACAAATGTATGAAACAACCATATAAAGAACCCTAATTCACGTGACGTCTAAAAGCCTCACATTGATCTTAACAGCAGGTGCAGAATGTCACCGTTTAATAAGCGGCAAACACGACTAATCACGTCAACACCGGAGGACTATTTAATGCGCCTTTCATATTTATGCCGTCTCCTTCAGCCGTGTGTCAAGAAGTGTCTCGTTGGAGATCAATCGGCGTGTCCCTCACTTGACGCCCACTCCGACTCTTCACCTTTGTCCCTCCAGGAAAGTCAACAGGTGTTATGACAGAATGCAGCTGTTGGTCTTGTTCATAGGAGGCCTGAAGCTGCTGTCTTTGGGGAAAGTCTCCCTGCGTCGGCGCAGAGCGGGGCTGAGGCGGCTGGGCAGGTTGGTCTGCTGCAGGAGCTCCTTGAACACCTCCACCACGTTGGCGTTGTCCTTGGCCGAGGCCTCCAGGTAGCTGCAGTTCCAGTCCTTCTCCACCGTGGACAGGACGTCCTCGCCGGACACCCGCCGCTCCTGCTGGCGGTCCGTCTTGTTGCCCACCACCACCATGGGCGTGTACTTGTCCTCCTTGATCTCCAGGATCTCGTCCCGGAGGCTTTTGACCGCCTCCAGCGACTCGGGGTCGTCCACGGCGTAGACCAGCGCGAAGGCGTCGCTGTTCTGGATGGAGAGTTTGCGCATGGCGGGGAAGGAGTAGCTGCCGCTGGTGTCCAGGATCTCCACGGTGACCTTGACCCCGCCGATGTCGTACTCCTTGCTGTGCAGCTCCTCCACCGTGCGCCGGTGCTTGGGCTCAAATGTGTCCTGCAGGAAGCGGCGGATCAGGGCGGTCTTTCCCACCCCTGCGGCCCCCAGGAACACGAGACGCGCCTGCGTCTTCTCCTTCACCTCCAGAGACATGGCGGACACCTGACTGGCCTGGAAGAGAGCAAGGACGGCTGCAAAATTGTAAGTGGATGTCTTCTTTTTCTACTTTAGACGGTTTCACACGCTCATGTCTGCTGTGGCTTCTGTCAAGCGCCTCTCTGCCTTTTATGCTTGTTTTGGCGCGAGGGCGTTCATCCCCTCCTGCACCGGCGGCCAATCAGCACACAGCTGCCTGCCGAGGGCGGCCAATGAACGTAAGGCATGCAAATTTAGGGCCACGCTCAAAAAGGAGAAGGAGTGCAATCAAGAGTGGACTGTGTGTTTTCCATGGAGGCTTTAAAATTCCTGGAAATGAATCCACTTTGCACTAATTTTGATGTGTAAAAGAATGATGGATCTGTTGCCTTTTATGGAAGTCACTCATCCGCAGAGAGGAGTGCGGTTTAATTAGGGAAAACAGGCTTTGTGCAAATGTCTCATCTCTTAACGATTTTAAACAAAGAGGCAAGATGACGTCGTCAACAAAAACTAATTAGCACTATTAGCCATGACGCATTTGCATGTAATTATAAAAAGTTGGCATATATTAAAGACAAATatgtgttattcttatttaatttaccgtatttttcggactataagtcgcatttttttttcatagtttggccgggggtgcgacttatactcaggagtgtgaaattattaacacattaccgtaaaatatcaaataatattatttagctcattcacgtaagagactagaccaggggtcggcaacccatggctctagagccgcatgcggctctttagcgccgccctagtggctctctggagctttttctaaaatgtatgaaaaatggaaaaagatgagggggaaaaaaatattttttgttttagtatgttttctgtaggaggacaaacatgacacaaacctccctaattgttataaatcacactgtttatattaaacatgcttcactgattcgagtatttggcgagcaccgttttgtcctactaattttggcggtccttgaactcaccttagtttgtttacatatataactttctccgacttcgtaggacgtgttttatcctttttctgtctcattctgtccaccaaacttttaactttgtgcatgaatgcacaaaggtgagttttgtcgatgttattgacatgtgtagagtgctaatcagacatatttggtcactgcatgactacaagctaattgatgctaacatgctatttaggctagcgatatgtacatattgcatcattatgcctcatttgtagctacatttgaggtcatttagtttcctttaagtcctcttaattcaatgtatatctcatgacacactatctgtatgtaatatggcttttaattttttgcgtctccagacaaatgtgtttttgtatttttggtccaatatggctctttcaacattttgggttgccgacccctggactagacgtataagatttcatgggatttagcgatcaggagtgacagattgtttggtaaacgtatagcatgttctatatgttatagttatttgaatgactcttaccataatatgttacgttaacataccaggcacgttctcagttggttatttatgcctcatataacgtacacttattcagcctgttgttcactattctttatttattttaaattgcctttcaaatgtctattcttggtgttggcttttatcaaatacatttccccaaaaaatgcgacttatattccagtgcgacttatatatggttttttccttctttattatgcattttcggccggagcgatttacactccggagcgacttttacaccccgaaaaatacggtagttaaataaatgttcttttttttttttttactactttgtgctattttgctctatttttttgtcgtttattattttttttctaaaatgtaaaTCTGGCCCTAAGCAATATTTTATTTGGAGGCCCCCAAAACCCCTTACTCCATTACAACATTGTTCACACTTTATTATTTGTGTGAAaccattttttgtgattaatctgataaaaaaataaataatttgacagcacacaTTTTCATACCATAtctgtgtttcttaaccatagggcgggGGCCCATTAAAAaagtatctgtttctcagctgctgTCCGTAGGTGCCGCGactgtactcagttgtaatacacttttccaccacttgtggcagtaattacattatcaaacaaacagaagaagtctggagctcagtttttaagtgcaaaaattatgaataaagtggtgaagttttatttttatttgcatttaaatTTGATTGATGGTGTATATCATTATTAATTTAATTGGAATGTGtgtattttagcactgcataattgtatgcgtcccatattttgcagtatatttgatcagTATTTAATTTtataatcagtctgacctaagccttgataataatatttgtaattaacacatgcttgtatatcatttgacaaggtttctcCTGTTAAACAGTAAGTAGTTTAGGTATAatcattgaatacgattaaattcAGGAGTAGGATTACTAATTCAGCggcaatatttgagtgggccccaggcccctctgtcgtggaaaagttgggccccaaggtaaaaaaaagttaagaacccctgtACTATAAGATTCAAACTTGTATTTAATTGAATTCAGGTTTTGGACTGGAACAATTTAATGGGAAATACGTTGTTCAATAATTTGCAAAATAACATGGAGAACAGGGACAATGTCAGAGGAAATTTGctattatattcttatcagtaaCTGAGCAGGAATGGGCTCGGAATACTTTTGTGGTAAAATCTCATATAAAACAAACACCGTCATTCATTGATTGACATTTTACAGACACTTCTTCACGCAAAATGAAGCCCTTCCCATATCGCGGGGCCCTACACACATCTGCATATAGGGAAGGGTcacaagcccttaaaaaaacgagCTATTGTTCGAAAAATTTTTACATTTACCAAGTGGTTGTGGCTGTAAACTAGATGAGGGATATTCAGCTAAATTGTTTTGAGGGCCACATTTCTAGAAAGTTAAGAACCCAGGAGTCAAACTTCTCTCCGTACTATTAGTCTTATTACATATACTAGCGTCCTCTACAGTTGACATTTGatcttggtctatttattttgtccgaGTTGCAGGAGcgcttctgctgtttttaaatgcccttctgcaaaaaagctcgtcaaagatcctctccgtGACAGCACTCAAGTGTTTTttaaggaatctgctgcaaaaaagtTTTTGAATTGAACCAGCTGATTAAAATAGAGGGCttaaaatagaaccttgaggaacaccactagtataattaAAGAAGTAGAACAAATTGCATCTGAAGTAATCAAGCTACAGCAACTCATTATTGACCTAAATCACATTTACAGGGAAAACATTGCaagtgccaaaaaggagaggactcaaagtggtgccttgaggaacgcctcagttatgtcaaTCACaaatttggaccccagtgtttgctagcaaggttacgaTGTCAATGCAAACATCTgccaatatacactatattgccaaaagtatatggctacctgccttgactcacatatgaacttgaagtgccatccaattcctaacccatagggttcaatatgatgtcggtccaccttttgcagctattacagcttcaactcttctgggaaggctgtccacaaggtgttTATAgggattttcgaccattcttccaaaaagcgcattggtgatgtcacacactgatgttggtcgtgaaagcctggctctcagtctccgttctaattcatcccaatggtgttctatcaggtttaggtcaggactctgtgcaggccagtcaagttcatccacaccagactctgtcatccatgtctttatggaccttgctttgtgcactggtgcacagtcatgttggaagaggaaggggcccgcttcaaactgttcccacaaggttgggagcatggaattgccaaaaatgttttggtatcctgaagcattcaaagttcctttcactggaactaaggggccaagcccaactcctgaaaaacaacctcacaccataattcctcctccaccaaattccaaactcggcacaatgcagtccgaaatgtaccgttcccctaacaacctccaaacccagattcgtccatcagattgccagatggaaaagcgtgattcatcactccagaga is a window of Nerophis lumbriciformis linkage group LG25, RoL_Nlum_v2.1, whole genome shotgun sequence DNA encoding:
- the LOC133622012 gene encoding GTP-binding protein Rhes-like, whose product is MSLEVKEKTQARLVFLGAAGVGKTALIRRFLQDTFEPKHRRTVEELHSKEYDIGGVKVTVEILDTSGSYSFPAMRKLSIQNSDAFALVYAVDDPESLEAVKSLRDEILEIKEDKYTPMVVVGNKTDRQQERRVSGEDVLSTVEKDWNCSYLEASAKDNANVVEVFKELLQQTNLPSRLSPALRRRRETFPKDSSFRPPMNKTNSCILS